A single window of Narcine bancroftii isolate sNarBan1 chromosome 1, sNarBan1.hap1, whole genome shotgun sequence DNA harbors:
- the ankra2 gene encoding ankyrin repeat family A protein 2 — protein MAAVQNQNTEAESSEGGNKNNPSFAEIPYIKMEPRAENLAEVGPSHNVAMGMKFVLPNRFDMNVCSRFVKSLNEEESKNIQDQVNSDLEVASVLFKAECNIQTSSGIQVRHVYTPSVTKHFSPIKQSTTLTNKHRGNEISAAPLLFHSLSVHQLAAQGELLYLASRIEQDNLLNMQDEQGFTPLMWAAAHGQIAVVEFLLQNGGDPHLLANGRESALSLSSSKGYSYIVNMLLDYGCDVNEYDWNGGTPLLYAVHGNHVKCVEMLLEHGADPTVETDSGFNAMDMAVGLGFKNVQQVIETHLLKLLLNIRE, from the exons ATGGCTGCAGTGCAGAACCAAAACACTGAAGCTGAATCATCTGAAGGTGGAAACAAGAATAATCCTTCATTTGCCGAGATTCCATACATCAAGATGGAGCCCCGAGCTGAAAATCTTGCAGAAGTGGGTCCTTCCCACAATGTGGCTATGGGAATGAAATTTGTTCTGCCTAATAGAtttgatatgaatgtttgctctcgcTTTGTGAAGTCACTGAATGAGGAAGAAAGTAAAAACATTCAGGATCAGGTGAACTCTGATCTGGAAGTGGCCTCTGTGTTGTTTAAAG CTGAGTGCAATATACAGACTTCTTCTGGAATTCAAGTAAGGCATGTCTACACACCATCAGTAACCAAGCATTTCTCTCCCATTAAACAGTCAACAACCTTGACTAACAAACATCGTGGAAATGAAATATCTGCAGCACCCTTACTCTTCCACT CTTTGTCTGTTCATCAGCTGGCAGCACAAGGGGAATTGCTTTATTTGGCGAGCCGTATAGAGCAAG ACAATCTACTAAACATGCAAGATGAGCAAGGCTTTACTCCACTCATGTGGGCAGCAGCTCATGGACAGATTGCAGTGGTGGAGTTTCTGCTACAGAAT ggAGGTGATCCACATCTTTTAGCAAATGGAAGGGAGAGTGCCTTATCATTGTCCAGCAGTAAAGGCTATTCATATATTGTAAACATGCTGCTTGATTATGGGTGTGATGTGAATGAGTATGACTGG AATGGGGGGACTCCTTTGCTTTATGCGGTGCATGGAAATCATGTAAAATGTGTGGAAATGCTATTAG AACATGGTGCTGATCCAACTGTTGAAACAGATTCAGGATTTAATGCAATGGATATGGCTGTGGGGCTGGGTTTCAAGAATG TTCAACAGGTTATTGAGACCCATTTGCTGAAGTTGTTGTTGAACATTAGGGAATGA